The Mucilaginibacter mallensis genome has a segment encoding these proteins:
- a CDS encoding FecR family protein, with amino-acid sequence MKEKEIKKLLNKFNTGKCSPGELEMLKTLMQELEQDNDIPIQTHRLKEQIWEKIENDLNGDQKLRRLNTAWLKVAAVLLVTTVAGIFFSRLLKKPDNEAVQIAYQTITAPRGEMQEIVLPDSTVVHLNAASTIKFPVAFNGKKRELFLLEGEAYFEVRHDAKRPFLVHTGRVTTQVLGTTFNIKFYKDLPDLQVFVNSGKVEIHDQAHTLGMYTPQQLLTYNKLKESFVRGNISDDHLLSWMHDDLILDNVSFREIAVYLENRYNVNFKYTGKKDTRQRYSVRFSNKLTIRQVVDILQLIDGRKYQLKGNNLTIK; translated from the coding sequence GTGAAGGAAAAAGAGATTAAGAAACTACTGAATAAATTTAACACGGGTAAATGTTCTCCCGGGGAACTGGAGATGCTTAAAACGCTGATGCAGGAACTCGAGCAGGACAATGATATTCCAATACAAACACACCGGCTAAAAGAGCAAATCTGGGAGAAAATAGAAAATGATCTTAATGGTGATCAAAAACTACGCAGGCTAAATACCGCGTGGTTAAAAGTTGCGGCAGTTCTTTTAGTAACAACGGTAGCCGGTATTTTCTTTTCCAGGCTATTGAAAAAACCAGATAACGAAGCGGTGCAGATAGCCTATCAAACCATTACTGCTCCGCGGGGAGAAATGCAAGAGATTGTTTTGCCTGACAGTACAGTTGTACATCTTAATGCAGCCAGTACTATAAAATTTCCTGTAGCTTTTAACGGGAAAAAGCGTGAACTCTTTTTATTGGAGGGTGAGGCGTATTTTGAAGTTCGGCATGATGCGAAACGCCCCTTTTTAGTGCACACCGGTAGGGTTACTACCCAGGTATTGGGAACTACCTTCAATATTAAATTTTATAAGGATTTACCGGACCTGCAAGTTTTTGTTAATAGCGGAAAAGTTGAAATTCATGACCAGGCCCACACCCTTGGTATGTATACGCCACAACAACTGTTAACTTATAATAAGTTGAAGGAGAGTTTTGTAAGGGGAAATATTTCAGACGATCACCTGCTTAGCTGGATGCATGACGATCTCATTTTGGATAATGTATCATTTAGAGAAATAGCGGTATACCTTGAGAACAGATACAATGTCAACTTTAAATATACCGGTAAAAAAGATACCCGGCAACGCTACTCGGTAAGGTTTTCCAATAAATTAACCATTCGCCAGGTGGTAGATATCTTACAACTGATTGATGGAAGAAAATATCAACTTAAAGGAAATAACCTGACTATTAAATAG